The DNA segment GAGGATGGGTGGAAGTTTTCCTGAAGAAGTAACAGCAGGAAGATCAACGAACCGAGCAATGTGATCGATTTTTCTCTGGGATAAAAATACATCGAGACCGAAAGGATAATATGCAGCACAATTTGAAGCAAGTTCCTTCTTTTTATCCCTACACAAAAAAgggacatatgaatatggataTAGAAGACGAAACCACATTCAGAAGTAGGATATAGACCAAAATCACAGAGGTGACATCACCCTTTAGAGATTCATGCTTTTACAACAGAGGTTAAGTGGAGTATAGTTTATTACTTGAAATAATTGACTCCCCGAATCTTGAAAGTCCCTGGATCAATATCCGACCAACTATCAGGCACCCTCTTCTCCAAGGGACAAAACGGCACTTGGGAACCAGCTATAGGCCGGCGTAGCAGCGCTTTCGAAGAGACTGCAATGCATAAACCAAAGTATATTCATGCCTCCATTTGCGATATGCGGTATTGGCCAGAATTCATGAAATTTAATAGCAAGTTTGTATACTATTTATTAACATGACACTTAAATGTAATGACCAAATTCCATTATCCAAATTTTAACAATTGTGCCATATCGACCAGCATCAAAAAGATTCATCTATGCTCACGTAAATTGGCGGCGAGACTTCCATCCTTCCATTTGAGTGAGAGTTTCATTGCAGACTTTTTCCTTGATGCGGGAGGTGGGCTAGAGCTTCGAGATCTTCTTTTTGCAACCGAGGGAACAGTTGAAGCTAGACAGGGCAAACAGTTTCCAGGAAGGATTCCACAATTATCCAACAAACTATCGTCCCCTCGAGCATTTTCTCCATCCAAGCATGATATTTCGTCAAGAAATACATGCTTCGAATCATTCACAGGCTCATCATTTTTCCCTCTGAAATCAGAATCAATTTGAGGAAGTGAAGTTTTAGCAGCTCCACTCTCCAAATTTCGAGCAGAATTTACCATAGATGAATCTGCATCATCATCGCCGCACAGAGATAGCGAATCTgtaaacaaaaaagaaaaaaaaagaatagaTTATAAATGATTAGCAAGATATAATTCATTGcagttgaaataaaaaataaaaaaataaacccaGAAAGATTAAAAATACCATCCAGAACACTCTGAAAATCTTCGTCACTCCAGTCCGATTCCAGTACTCCATGAGAATCAAACCATGTTTCCTCCACACTTCCTGGAATTGCcaagaaaattcatgaaaaaaaaatcttaacCCGGAATCTAATTACCATTCGAAACTCAAGAAATCATTAAATCAAACCACATAACTAATCTTCTTCTGATCGAAAAAGAGTTTCAATTCACTAGAAATGATTCTCAAACATAAATTTGCCATTTTCTATCAAAGTTACACACACATGGTAATACAAGGAAAGAGCTGAACCATTAAAAGTGGAATCCACTGGTAAAGTTGGAATCTTTTCAACTCTATCTGACGATTCATCTCCTCCCCTCAAAGTTAAAGCCTTACTTCCCCTTCTACCATTCTTCTTTCTGGAGCCTCCAAATCCACCTCCCGCGCAATTCTCCTGCAGAGAAACGCATGCCCCCATCTCCCAAAGGGAGAGATTCCGAGATAATCAGCCTTCAAGAAACGAAACAGAAACAGAAACAGAGGCGGCTAGTTCGATCATAATACATTCATCTCTAGAGAGAGAAAAGAAAACATTTTAGAGAGAGGAAGCGTGAGAAAGAAGAGAAGCCCTTCAACCACACTCCACTCCTGCTCCTTATAACTCTTTGATACAAGATATTTGCCATTTATCTTTTCACAACACACAGAGATGCACGTCTGTGTAAAAGACTTGTGTGTGATTTTGCAGAGCTCAGGCGGCCGAAATATAAAATATTCAGAAAATAATTAAGTCAAATTCAATTGGATCCACCAGGAACTATATATGACGTCGAAATTAATTCATCAAGAAATGTATTATATTAGTATTATGTATAAAAGATGGCGAATCGATGAAGGCAGATGAATGAAAGCATCTTCCATGATGGGGCCTGACACGTGTCGGCAATCTGAGGCATCGAAGGATGCGAGTTGAGTTTTCACTTTCGCACGTCTGCTTCTGATTTCCAGATGATGAATTTAATGTTTTAAATCAAGaacaggttttttttttttttttttttatggtaaAAAATTTTTATCTCTATTTTTCATGCACATTGCATAATTTCTTAAACACAAAATATGTTAGTCACATAAATTGCATTAAACAAGTCATGCACAACGggttaattaaaacaaatgttGGTAGGAGAAATCGAACACCTGATAATTATCCAATTTTATCTAGTCCACCAATTTACTAAGAATAGGTTTTTGTTTGCCTGATTGATGGattgattatatttttatttatgtattataaaaaaaacatttttatgaTTTGGAtcgaataaattatttattttataaaattgattCGTGAGaccattttattaaatttttcttgggtaaaaataattttggtcTTGTCACACCAGCTTAGTGACTGTTGATGCAAAGCTTTCACCGACTAATGGAAATTGACATTATGATTCCATTCTAGTTGGAAATAATAAATCGAATTTTGTATATCTAATGTccattatttataattaatgtATTTTTGTATTAATCATTCGGTAATCATATCTTTCGAACTAAGCATGTCATATTATCGTAAAACTCAATTTTGTCTcaggatttaaaaaaaaatcaatgaccTATGATCGATAAATTAATGTAATTGTAGTTGACTTCTAAAAACAAGAAAATTTAATTCTTGTTGTACGTGCATTGCCCTCTACGAATTTGGATAGTAGTAGGGAGGGGTCACTTAACTTGTGAAGTGGGTGATTGTAGTTTTAGTCCATTTTCCTAGAAAAAGGGTAAATTGTGGTGAGAAGATGAACTTTGATTAATATATTATCCAATTAGTTTGTGTGTGTTACACTACACGTCTTGAAGTTAGAGCGAAGAGACCAAATATAGACAAAGTCTTTCGAAACATTAATGAGTAATCAAAGAGATTTGACAATTTCCTCGCCTATTGGGCTTCCAAAGTCCTTCTCATATACAAAATACACCAACCaaataacaatttttttaaaaaaacaaaaacaaatcgaAATATACTGTTCAATATCTATATACTTTTAATTAAGTGCGACCGTGCGTGCGAGGATGAATAATAACTGAATTTTAAtgacatttttttaatatatatcaaTAATGTATTTAGTtagtgtttttttaattttccaaaCTTGTTTTTTTACACATCttcttattaatttaattacaaaatttatgaataaaaaataaattaaaaccaAAATCATGATTGTACGAACAATATACATTAGTTATAAATTAAACTGGAGGAGCTTGGACTAGAGGACGTAATTAACTTAATGAAAATATATTCACGTCTAAAGACactcgagttcttatctctcAAACATATGAAAAGAACGGCAAATAAAGTTGAACACCAAATGACTAGTTTTTATTGAGAAAGATTTCCCGACTTCAATAAAATAGGAATGCTAATGAATCAAATCATGACATTTCTTTCATTCTTAATATAACAGATCATTACAATTAAGGAATAATATTGAGACTCGATCGTGTCAAAATGGTAAAGAGCATTTATCTCCATCACTCAAGATATTTGACCGCACAGAGATTCTGGAATAATAGATTGTAATCTCATTTTTCTATTTATTGGATCATTCTTTATTGTAATATatggtttatatatatatatatatatatatatatatataaatatatatatagaaatataaTAAAACGTGCACTCTCTTCTCACGTTGAAAAGAAAATCATatgtacaaaatattttttagttttcaTTTCTTCTTAATTTACACTTTCTCCTTTCTCATGTGGAGTACTGGATAGGAAATAGTTATCTGTCTTGGTTGCTTGATATTTTATCAAATGACTCTTGGATTTGTTTAATGTAATATTTtccttataaaaaaaattatatattaaaatatcatatatgagttaaaatatcaaaaatccAAACTACGATGAGAGAGTAAAAAGTGTTCTAATTCTCCGACCATATTCTGGACAACACTGAAATAACAGATCCAGCAATATAGATCACCAACATCTGGCCAAAGGAAATGAAGTTTCTCTATAGTGAAGTATATAAACCCCATAAAAGGATTTCCCAATAAATCAGATGGATTCACAACTGGCAATGATAGTCCCAAATAAGCTAGTATCCCTACATATATAGTACAAAAATGATCATTTAGAGGAACCATTAAAAGGCTTCTTTAGTTAGGCGATGTGCCACTCGATTTGCGGTTCTTCGCATAATTAGTTGAATGGACAGAAACTTTGTTAACATACCAGTGACATTAGTAGAATGGTGTAATTATGATGTACCTTATTGGTTGAACTATATTAATGTAAGCCACGTACGATTTGAAGTAGTAATCTACTGAgttgattttcaaaaaaaaaaaaaatcatattggGATTGGGCCCTGAGTTATATTGTTGCATCAAAGAGTTATTTAGTTCAATAGTTAGTAATCGATGAATCCTCACTCGTTTGCAAGATCGCACGGATTCTCATTGAAaagaattttattccttgatatttttgttccttaataaattgaatattaaagattttgctttctagacaagttaggatatttggtaaatatattGTGTATATCACGATTAtgttaagttatatatttgccaagtttaaatcatgtcttgataaggtgattaGTTGATATAATATAAACCGATATTATCTAGATTTGATTTataagatttgatagagtttatttctTACTAAAGTTTGTTTCcttattcatgtaggactctatctaagaaaATCTTCAAGACTTGGATGCTTATCTATAAAAGAAGATTTTCACGCATAAAGAAAAGAGCTTCAGACGTATAATTCACAgcgcatactctgaagaattctgttgaagaatttaaagaactctgaagcaaggtttgcaaccttcgttgttgcatgtccccgtgttgccgttcgtgttgaagacatcagagacaataCTGTGGGAATAGTGTTGTTTGAAGATATTTTGTGTCTCTTCAAATTTAGGCcacgggagttgcatctattgtttttactctgatttatttaggatgcaagtttgatttctcaacttgttgagaaatttaggatttaatgacttttcgtaaaattactaggattgctttgtaagactgatcttacgtttactagtaatatttagccctaaagcacccgcacgagtttttatactcgtgcaaaattatttacttgtgttttattttcgCTTTAAATATCcactgcactgtgttgtctttggTGTTACGATACGAAGTACAACACTGCCTTATTTTACATAACAACTACGTACACTGTTTCTTTCACGTGGAatcagagccaccacttgactttactaagtCAGTTCCTGGTTTGTGTTACAGGTTAGTTATGGATACTCCTTATACAAGTGCTATTCGTCCACCTATTTTGGATGGAACAAACTACGGCCCTTGAAAATTGAAGATGAGCATGTACATTCAATCCATTGAGTCCAGAGCTTGGCAACGTGTTCTTGACGGTTGGACACCACCTATGAGAGATGATGATGTACCAGGACCtaagccaagatcacaatggACAGCCGATGAGAATACTGCGGCTATTTATAATGCTAAAGCTCTTAATGCTATGTTCACTTCATTTGATATGAACATGTTTAATTTAATTGGTACTTGTACTTGTGCTAGGGATGCTTGAGAGAAACTACAAACCCACTGTGAAGGCTCGGCAAGTGTCAAGAAGACAAGGATGCGTctcataacttcaaaatttgagaaaataagAATGGAGGAATCAGAGACCATCATGGAATATACTGGAAGATTGAAGAGCCTTGCAAATGGAGCATCTATTCTTGGTGATCCTATTTCAAACGAGAGACTTGTATCCAAAGTGCTTCGTTCTGTTCCCAAAAGATTTCGCACCAAGGTTTGTGCTATAGATGAATCCaaagatacatctataatgggtTTGGATAAGTTAATTAGTTTCCTTCGCACATATGAGATGAAGTTGGAAGCCGAAGATGACCcgaaaggtaagtctattgcttttcaagtatctaatgatgtttacaatgattttgctgaagttcaacaggaagtaaAGGATTCTGATCTTGAGGAAAATTCTATTGCCTTGATCTCGAAAAaattcactgattatctcaaggttatgaaagaaaagaaggatgTGAAAGGTGCGCAACCTTCAAAATTTCCTAAATTGCCTACTCCAGAAAAACCTCAAAAACCTGCTGCTACTCGAGGACCTCGTCAAAGTTATGAAGGTAAGGTTCAGTCCTcaagcaaaaattttgataatgttcaatgcagGGAATGTAAGGGATATGGCCACTATTCTTATGAATGCGCAAATCGCCTTCGGAAAGGTATGAATGCTTCTCTAAGTGATGATGAttctgaagaagaacaagaaaaggtAGAACAAGCAGATCTcatatcttttactgctttgTTGGAGAGTAAGAAACATTTTCAGATTAATCTTCTTGGTGTTGGatccggtgttgcaacacttGGACACAACACTGTTCAAAAATCTGTTTGTTTTATTGCTACTAACCTTGATAATTTCAGTAATCATGAAGAACAGGTAGCTGATCCTTACACTCTGGAAGGTATTCAAAAACTCTATGAAGAGTTGTACTGTGATTGGAACAAGAGGAATCAGTTGAACACAACTCTTACTAAAGAGAATACTGAATTGAAAGCTTCTTTGGCTAGATTGGAAGTTCTCACGAGTAAGAAAAATCTGGAATTAGGGTTGATGAATTCAGAACTTGAAAGAGCAAAAACAacacttgataaatttaattccagttcaagcaaacttcattctattttgactatgggtaagactgataagtttggacttggttttaaagaaagtatttttgaaactggtgaatcttccaaaacaccagtgtttgtgaaggaaggtaatgaTTTTTTGAACCATCATCAACTGTTTCGAAAGGTAAGAAACCCAttgttgagaaaaatatttctgtcccaaagccaaaacaatgAAAACGTCCTTTTGTGTGTCATTACTGCCTCAAACCTGGTCATATCAGGCCTTTTTTGTCGAAAGCTTAAAAATGACTATGTTTTGTGGGAAGCTAAGCAGGTGTTGCCTCCCGTGTTGTCCAACACCAAGAGCAACACTGGCAGAAAAGAATCCAATGCAAAGAAAGTTTGGAAACAAAAGTCTGGTGTTAAGTGTTTTGTTATTTACACTTCCTTGaaagctaacactgcaggtaATTGGTATTTTGATAGTGAAAGCTCTCGGCACATGACATgtttgaaagatcacctcacgGAATACATTGAACAAAATGATGGTAGAGTGACCTATGGAGGTGGTGCAAAAGGAAGGATTGTTGGCAAAGAAACACTCAATGTGGAAGGGTTTCCAAAGCTTCATAACGTCTTACACGTTGAAGGACTTAATgcgaatttaatttcaattagtcaAATGTGTGATGATGATTTGCATGTGAAATTTGATAAGATTAATTATGAAGTGTTTGATAATGCTAATCGATGTGTTATGACAGGTACAAGATCAGTTGATAATTGCTACCAACTTGGTGAGGAATTGACATGTAGACACTCAAAGGTTGATGAGTTTAGTCTATGACACCAAAAGCTTGGACATGTGAACTTCAAGACTTTGAAGAATTTGTGTAAGTTTGAAGCTGTCAGAGGTCTCCCAAATTTAAAGTCTGGTGTTCCATATGTTTATGGTGCATgtcaaaaaggtaagcaaacccgTGTGTCACACCCCGTGTTACAACACCGTGGGACAacacgatgtcttgaacttttgcaTATGGATTTGATGGGTCCTATGGAACTCGAAAGCTATGGAGATAAAAAATATTCTTTGGTATGTGTTGATGACTTTTCTCGCTTTACATGGGTAAGGTTtcttagagaaaaatcagatacttttgatttttttaagaagttgtttaccaagattactaacctacatACTGTGACTGTAGCAAGGATCAGAACTGATcatggaaaggaatttgagaactcatctttttcttctttgtgtgataagaagggcATCTCACATGAGTTCTCtgccccaaaaactcctcaacaaaatgaaATTACTGAAAGGAAGAATAGAACGTtgcaggagatggctagggtgatgatgagctcgaaaaatatctccaagagattttgggcagaaaCATTAAACACAGCATGTCATATTTCCAATCGTGTGTATTTGAGAAGTGGTTATTCGATGAATTCCTATGAAAtcatcatgggaaagaggccaaatctcacttattttcatatctttggctgtgtatgctatgttttgaatgatagaaatcacctagcaaaatttgattccaaaagtgataagtgtttgttcctAGGTTATTTTACAAATAGTCGtgcatataggatgtataaccttaggaccagaactattatggaatctattaatgttgtttttgatgatggtgcagatctcaaaggaaaAACTGCTGAAGATGATATTGAAGGCTTGCTTGAAATTCCTCCCGAAGAACACAGTGTTGTCCCGGATGTTACAACACCAAACATAACACTGGTTCTTCTAGAAACTGTTCATGAGgaaaattcccaaaataatGAGGAAGCTGAGATGATTACTGAAAAGGACATTCCGAGTAAGATACAGAAGAATCATCCTTCATCACAGATTATTGGAGATTCTCATGGAACAAGAAAAACCCGTGTTAAGGACAAAGTTGACTACCGCAAGATGgttgggttagtatgcatgagttccgCGTACTCACAGGTAATGCATTCCTATTTTGTCTCTAATATTGAACCCAAGAAtgtcaatgatgctttgaatgatgaattttgggtaaatgccatgcatgaagaacttgagCAATTTGTCCGAAATGATGTTTGGTTTTTAGTTCCACCACatgatcatggtaatgtcattggtacaaaatggattttcaaaaataaaaccgatgaatcaggaaacatcattaggaacaaagcaaggttggttgctcaagggtatacgcaggttgagggggttgattttgatgagaccttcgctcctgttgcccacattgagtcagtccgactattgctagctattgcatgtcatatgggtTTAAAACTTTACCAAATCGATGTGAAGAGTGCGTTTTTGAATGGTATTTTGAATGAGGAAGTGTATGTGAAGCAACCCAAAGGCTTTGAGGATCCACACcacttggatcatgtttacaagttgaagaagacactctatggcttgaagcaagctccacgagcatggtatggtaggttgaccgagtatttgctcgaaattggcttcaaacgaggtgaggttgacaaaaccctttttattcaaaaggccaaaggtgaaatccttatttgtcaagtttatgtggatgacattatctttggtgCTTCTTCTTAACAACATGTTGatagttttgttgaatgcatgtcttctacttttgaaatgagcatggtaggagagTTAACTTTTTTCCTTGGACTGCAAGTTAAGCAATCAAATGATGGTatttttctttgtcaaagtaagtatgcaaagaatttggtgaaaaagttttgcaaagagaatgttaagaacatgaaaactcctatgagctcgagtgaaaaattaggaaaaaatagtgttgcggctggtgttaacaacaccatgtatcgcagcatgatagggagtcttttttatttgactgctagtcgtcctgatatcatgttcagtgtgtgcttatgtgctaggtaccaatctggtccaaaggtaacccatttaaaagctgttatgagaattttaaaatatgtttcgggttcattggatttgggattgtggtatacgagggaaaccaacactaaccttgtaggttttagtgatgctgattgggctggtgatgtgaataatagaaagagcactacgggtgggtgtttttaccttggaaataatttggtttcatggtatagtcgtaagaaaaattgtgtgtcactttcgactgttgaatctgaatatgtggcagccggaagttgttgttcacaacttctttggatgaaccaaatgattgaagactatggttttaagagtgaaccccccattgtttattgtgataattcgagtgctattgatatatcaaaaaatccagttcaacactcacgcacaaaacacattgacattcgtcatcactttattcgagatttgatagaaaaaggtatgattcgaatggagtttgttggaaccaataaccaacTGGCAGACATTTTTACTAAAACATTAGATCATGAGAGATTTTCAACTCTTCAGAGatctctcagcatgtgtgcattataatccttTGCATGTGTTGTCTTCGGTGTTACAACACTACCGACAACAATGTTGTTTTTCTTGTCatgcatttttaggattttaggcattctgCACTCATTCTGTTTTGTGTAGTGCTTAAATCTCTGTTacattaattcaatcgatgccaagtttttctgaaaaatatttttggcacACTGACCCTCTTTTTGCTTTAGAATTCTGACTAAACCACCGAGTAGTTGAGGAatgtacgtgtattccatgttcttgttCTATGTGAAAGGTGGTTTCGCACATTCAgtgttataatatttttgaagtttgttgaccaatgtcataaatacaaaatttatcaaaatcggaagaaaatggaaaaagctacctaatcgagtccaatgaagactgttctattagtgtgcaggctatcacttctgaaattttatctatcaagggtaatcaagtgtgcAGAATTCAAATACTTTTGAAAAACtttggtgttgttgatgatgttgtcaacacgagAGACAACACTACACTTGTAAACATATCTCTTAcatgtgattgcatttttattttatgttacactctatttaggcataaaataggccatg comes from the Henckelia pumila isolate YLH828 chromosome 1, ASM3356847v2, whole genome shotgun sequence genome and includes:
- the LOC140883168 gene encoding uncharacterized protein, which encodes MGACVSLQENCAGGGFGGSRKKNGRRGSKALTLRGGDESSDRVEKIPTLPVDSTFNGSVEETWFDSHGVLESDWSDEDFQSVLDDSLSLCGDDDADSSMVNSARNLESGAAKTSLPQIDSDFRGKNDEPVNDSKHVFLDEISCLDGENARGDDSLLDNCGILPGNCLPCLASTVPSVAKRRSRSSSPPPASRKKSAMKLSLKWKDGSLAANLLSSKALLRRPIAGSQVPFCPLEKRVPDSWSDIDPGTFKIRGVNYFKDKKKELASNCAAYYPFGLDVFLSQRKIDHIARFVDLPAVTSSGKLPPILILNVQIPLYPASIFQGETDGEGISFVLYFKLSDRFAKEIPPHFQEHIQRLIDDEVEKVKGFRGDTITPFRERLKILGRVANVDDLPLSAAERKLMHAYNEKPVLSRPQHEFYSGESYFEIDLDMHRFSFISRKGFETFTDRLKLCVLDFGLTIQGNKAEELPEQILCCMRLNEIDYLNYQQLGFL